The following proteins are encoded in a genomic region of Comamonas resistens:
- a CDS encoding DUF4336 domain-containing protein: MQQSTQEWQSIADGVWALSYQFSNKGMAISTRMTVIRLADGSLFSHSAVPLTPAQQTALDALGPLRHIVAPSAMHHMFVPALARLYPQARLYGTAGVLHKHPDLPQMQLVPPDESAAWAGQLQCLPVNGIPMLDETLWFHPRSGSLIATDLLQCWQGPLSLPVRMYLGLTGGHERLTVPRTIRLLVRDKAAVQACARQIESLPVQRVILLHNSVIADSPMQRLREALSIWD, translated from the coding sequence ATGCAGCAATCCACCCAAGAATGGCAATCTATTGCCGATGGCGTCTGGGCCCTGAGCTATCAGTTCAGCAACAAAGGCATGGCCATCAGCACACGCATGACCGTGATCCGGCTCGCCGACGGCAGCCTGTTTTCCCACTCCGCCGTGCCGCTGACGCCAGCGCAGCAAACAGCCTTGGACGCACTGGGGCCGCTGCGCCATATCGTGGCGCCCAGCGCCATGCACCATATGTTCGTGCCAGCCTTGGCCCGGCTTTATCCACAGGCCCGCCTGTACGGTACGGCGGGCGTGCTGCACAAGCATCCGGATCTGCCGCAGATGCAACTCGTCCCACCAGATGAAAGCGCTGCCTGGGCCGGGCAGCTGCAATGCCTGCCTGTCAACGGCATTCCCATGCTGGATGAGACCCTCTGGTTTCACCCCCGCAGCGGCAGCCTGATTGCCACCGACCTTCTTCAATGCTGGCAGGGCCCGTTGAGCCTGCCGGTGCGCATGTATCTGGGGTTGACCGGGGGTCATGAACGCCTGACCGTGCCGCGCACCATACGCCTGTTGGTCAGGGACAAGGCCGCCGTACAGGCCTGTGCACGGCAGATCGAGAGCCTGCCGGTACAGCGCGTGATACTGCTGCACAACAGTGTTATTGCCGACAGCCCCATGCAGCGCCTTCGTGAAGCGCTATCAATCTGGGATTGA
- a CDS encoding Na+/H+ antiporter, which yields MHAVETVLLVLLLGALTGIVARYIRAIPLPLIQIALGALIAWPQAGLHIAFDPELFLLLFIPPLLFADGWRIPKREFFALAKPILLLALGLVLLTVLGLGYLIHWMIPEIPLTVAFALAAVVSPTDAVAVSAITRNLGMPEKTMHVLEGESLLNDASGLVALKFAVAATLTGVFSWGEVAKEFTWMAVGGLGVGTLIGWGFSHARGTITRRLGDVAATQMVLLLVLLPFAAYIVGEKIGVSGILAAVAAGIATNFADLERSSYISERMQTAGTWSMVEAAFNGAIFLLLGLQLPSIIGVPLHQAGHDWWILVGYVAAISFALLLMRWIWLTLGVHGLLLRAHRQGKMSERPSALLNLATTLAGIRGAVTLAGALSVPMLLGNGQPFPARDMLIFLATGTILFTLVIGAVGLPIVLRYLPAHEESPTVREERLAREQACMAAMTRLTLTEEEIQKRDPEWVAMRQEVNGHLIQEYRNRIQLLDDGSGAVQSIESLREAPEVVRQRKLRYVLEIETRIECIHAERDFYYAERQAHRINDESLRSLVSELDMQEIAMRKRLVVARRAAGLAPGDTGGH from the coding sequence ATGCATGCTGTTGAAACCGTACTTCTTGTCCTGCTCCTGGGAGCACTGACAGGCATCGTGGCCCGCTATATCCGGGCCATTCCCTTGCCTCTGATCCAGATTGCGCTGGGCGCGCTGATTGCCTGGCCCCAGGCGGGATTGCACATCGCCTTCGACCCCGAACTGTTCCTGCTGCTGTTCATTCCACCGCTGCTGTTTGCCGACGGCTGGCGCATTCCCAAGCGTGAATTCTTTGCGCTGGCCAAGCCCATCTTGCTGCTGGCCCTGGGCCTGGTGCTGCTCACCGTTCTGGGCCTGGGCTATCTGATCCACTGGATGATTCCCGAAATTCCGCTCACGGTGGCCTTTGCCCTGGCAGCTGTGGTCTCGCCCACCGATGCCGTGGCCGTATCGGCCATCACGCGCAATCTGGGCATGCCCGAAAAAACCATGCATGTGCTGGAAGGCGAGTCGCTGCTCAACGACGCATCGGGCCTGGTGGCGCTGAAATTTGCGGTTGCCGCCACGCTGACCGGCGTCTTTTCCTGGGGCGAAGTCGCCAAGGAATTCACCTGGATGGCCGTGGGCGGCCTCGGTGTGGGCACGCTGATCGGCTGGGGTTTCAGCCATGCGCGCGGCACCATCACGCGCCGCCTGGGCGATGTGGCGGCCACGCAGATGGTGCTGCTGCTGGTGCTGCTGCCGTTTGCCGCTTATATCGTGGGCGAGAAGATCGGCGTCTCCGGCATTCTGGCCGCGGTGGCAGCCGGCATCGCCACCAATTTCGCCGATCTGGAACGCAGCAGCTACATCAGCGAGCGCATGCAGACCGCAGGCACCTGGAGCATGGTGGAAGCGGCCTTCAACGGTGCCATCTTCCTGCTGCTGGGCCTGCAGCTGCCCTCCATCATCGGTGTGCCCCTGCATCAGGCCGGGCATGACTGGTGGATTCTGGTGGGCTATGTGGCCGCCATTTCGTTTGCGCTGCTGCTGATGCGCTGGATCTGGCTGACGCTGGGCGTGCACGGTTTGCTGCTGCGCGCCCACCGGCAGGGCAAGATGAGCGAGCGCCCCTCGGCCCTGCTCAACCTGGCCACCACACTGGCCGGCATCCGCGGCGCGGTGACGCTGGCCGGTGCCCTGTCCGTGCCCATGCTGCTGGGTAACGGCCAGCCCTTCCCGGCCCGCGACATGCTGATCTTCCTGGCCACGGGCACGATCCTGTTCACCCTGGTCATCGGAGCCGTGGGCCTGCCCATCGTGCTGCGCTACCTGCCGGCCCACGAGGAATCGCCCACCGTGCGTGAAGAGCGTCTGGCGCGCGAACAGGCCTGCATGGCGGCCATGACCCGGCTCACGCTGACCGAAGAAGAAATCCAGAAGCGCGATCCCGAATGGGTGGCCATGCGCCAGGAGGTCAACGGCCACCTGATTCAGGAGTACCGCAACCGTATCCAGCTGCTGGACGACGGCAGCGGTGCGGTCCAGAGCATCGAATCCCTGCGCGAAGCGCCCGAGGTCGTGCGCCAGCGCAAGCTGCGCTATGTGCTGGAGATCGAAACCCGCATCGAATGCATTCACGCCGAGCGCGACTTCTACTACGCCGAGCGGCAGGCTCACCGCATCAATGACGAATCGCTGCGCAGCCTGGTCAGCGAGCTGGACATGCAGGAAATTGCCATGCGCAAGCGCCTGGTCGTGGCCCGCCGCGCAGCAGGTCTGGCGCCCGGCGATACCGGTGGCCACTGA
- a CDS encoding HAD family hydrolase, whose product MTAFDAVLFDCDGVLVDSESITNRVLCIMLNESGWAISQEECTRDFIGKTVRSQAAIIEAHTGKPLTDAWMAEFYERRNVALQAELVAIAGAVQAVQQIHELCQGRIACASGADRAKVEMQLAKVGMAPYFEGHVYSGHEMPRSKPFPDVYLAAAQALNADPAKCLVIEDTMTGVQAGVAAGATVWGYFPADQGHASAEQLLEAGAACVFGHMGDLPAMFAAVCKSAASATPGDGDEHEIS is encoded by the coding sequence ATGACTGCTTTCGACGCTGTGCTTTTTGACTGTGATGGGGTGCTGGTGGACAGCGAATCCATCACCAACCGTGTGCTGTGCATCATGCTCAACGAGTCCGGCTGGGCCATCAGCCAGGAGGAGTGCACGCGTGACTTCATTGGCAAGACGGTGCGCAGCCAGGCTGCCATCATCGAAGCGCACACGGGCAAGCCTTTGACCGATGCGTGGATGGCCGAGTTCTATGAGCGCCGCAACGTAGCCCTGCAAGCCGAACTCGTGGCCATAGCCGGTGCGGTGCAAGCCGTCCAGCAGATTCACGAGCTATGCCAGGGCCGTATCGCCTGCGCTTCGGGCGCGGACCGTGCCAAGGTGGAGATGCAGCTGGCCAAGGTGGGAATGGCGCCCTATTTCGAAGGCCATGTCTACAGCGGCCATGAAATGCCGCGCAGCAAGCCCTTCCCCGATGTGTATCTGGCCGCGGCCCAGGCGCTGAACGCCGATCCTGCCAAATGCCTGGTGATCGAAGACACCATGACCGGCGTGCAGGCTGGTGTGGCAGCCGGTGCCACGGTCTGGGGCTACTTCCCCGCCGATCAGGGCCATGCGTCGGCGGAGCAGTTGCTGGAAGCCGGTGCTGCCTGCGTGTTCGGCCATATGGGCGATCTGCCTGCCATGTTCGCGGCAGTGTGCAAGAGTGCGGCTTCCGCCACCCCGGGCGACGGCGACGAGCACGAGATTTCGTGA
- a CDS encoding AMP-binding protein yields MNTLTASYAKGRTDVPLIEQTIGDFFAAMAQRQGSRDALVSRHQGLRYSYAELHAAARQLASALLNQGLEKGDRVGIWSHNNAEWVLMQLATAQIGLVLVNINPAYRTSEVEYALNKVGCKALVTMPQFKTSDYLGMLCELAPELMVCEPGKLQSARLPTLRSVVWIDVAGQGEEQPGMLRFSQLLAQGTPADERINAIAATLKNTDPINIQFTSGTTGFPKGATLTHRNILNNGFFIGECMRLTPEDRLCIPVPLYHCFGMVLGNLACFTHGSTIVYPNDGFDPITVLEAVQAEKCTGLHGVPTMFIAELDHPRFAEFDLSTLRTGIMAGSPCPIEVMKRVVSDMHLSEITIAYGMTETSPVSCQSDNETPLEKRVATVGKVQPHLEVKIVDPTTGEIVAPGISGELCTRGYSVMHGYWDDEAKTREAIDAEHWMHTGDLATMDEEGYVNIVGRIKDMVIRGGENIYPREIEEFLYRHPQVQDVQVVGVPDVRYGEELCAWIIVKLGQTLGEDDVRAFCKGQIAHYKVPRYIRFVQAFPMTVTGKIQKFKIRDEMIELLDLRVIKTA; encoded by the coding sequence ATGAACACGCTGACCGCCAGTTATGCCAAGGGGCGCACGGATGTACCGCTGATCGAGCAGACGATCGGTGATTTTTTTGCGGCCATGGCGCAGCGCCAGGGCAGTCGTGATGCGCTGGTCAGCCGCCACCAGGGCTTGCGTTACAGCTACGCCGAGCTGCATGCGGCGGCACGCCAGCTGGCCAGTGCCCTGCTGAACCAGGGGCTGGAAAAAGGCGATCGCGTCGGCATCTGGAGCCACAACAATGCCGAGTGGGTGCTGATGCAGCTGGCCACGGCCCAGATCGGTCTGGTGTTGGTCAACATCAACCCCGCCTATCGCACGTCGGAAGTCGAGTACGCACTCAACAAGGTAGGCTGCAAGGCACTGGTGACCATGCCCCAGTTCAAGACCAGCGACTACCTGGGCATGCTGTGCGAACTGGCCCCTGAGCTGATGGTGTGCGAGCCCGGAAAGCTGCAGTCGGCACGTTTGCCCACGCTGCGCAGCGTGGTCTGGATAGATGTCGCAGGCCAGGGCGAAGAGCAGCCCGGCATGCTCCGTTTTTCGCAGCTGCTGGCGCAAGGTACACCTGCAGATGAGCGCATAAATGCCATTGCTGCCACGCTGAAGAATACCGACCCCATCAATATCCAGTTCACCAGCGGCACCACGGGCTTTCCCAAGGGCGCGACGCTGACCCACCGCAACATCCTGAACAACGGCTTCTTCATCGGCGAATGCATGCGGCTCACGCCCGAAGACCGCTTGTGCATTCCCGTGCCGCTCTACCACTGCTTCGGCATGGTGCTGGGCAATCTGGCCTGCTTTACCCATGGCTCGACCATCGTCTATCCCAACGATGGTTTCGACCCCATCACCGTGCTGGAAGCTGTGCAGGCAGAGAAATGCACGGGCCTGCATGGTGTGCCCACCATGTTCATTGCCGAGCTCGATCACCCGCGCTTTGCCGAGTTCGATCTGTCCACACTGCGCACCGGCATCATGGCCGGCTCGCCATGCCCTATCGAGGTCATGAAGCGCGTGGTCAGCGATATGCATCTGTCCGAGATCACCATCGCCTACGGCATGACGGAAACCAGCCCCGTGAGCTGCCAGAGCGACAACGAGACGCCGCTGGAAAAGCGCGTGGCCACCGTGGGCAAGGTGCAACCGCATCTGGAGGTGAAGATCGTCGACCCGACCACGGGCGAGATCGTGGCACCCGGTATTTCGGGCGAGCTGTGCACACGCGGCTATTCGGTCATGCACGGCTACTGGGACGACGAGGCCAAGACGCGCGAGGCCATCGACGCCGAGCACTGGATGCATACCGGCGACCTGGCCACCATGGACGAAGAGGGCTATGTGAACATCGTGGGCCGCATCAAGGACATGGTGATTCGCGGCGGCGAGAACATCTATCCGCGCGAGATCGAGGAATTCCTCTACCGTCACCCTCAGGTGCAGGACGTGCAGGTGGTCGGTGTGCCCGATGTGCGCTACGGCGAGGAGTTGTGCGCCTGGATCATCGTCAAGCTCGGCCAGACCTTGGGCGAGGATGATGTGCGTGCTTTTTGCAAGGGGCAGATTGCGCATTACAAGGTGCCGCGCTATATCCGCTTTGTCCAGGCCTTCCCCATGACGGTGACGGGCAAGATCCAGAAGTTCAAGATCCGCGACGAGATGATCGAGCTGCTGGATCTGCGTGTCATCAAGACCGCTTGA
- a CDS encoding alpha/beta hydrolase family protein: MQALLCAALALPMAAQADVQQFDARIPVWVPATEQVAAHTANLAGHVYRPQGTGPWPLVVLSHGTPSGADARAALTERYGPQAVAIAALGYVVVTGLRRGYGASDGPLADRYGSCDAPDYPHAAQEAARDVAAIMSYGQKLPFVNSAQVVLMGKSAGGFASLALAAQQPAGLRGVINFAGGRGSQPRMREKAEVCGEAQLLKTIAGFAATSRVPQLWIYAENDSYFRPPLVRKMAESYRAAGQSLTLVFAPSTDEEGHRFFDRAANIGQWLPQVREFLMQQLPGMATAQLQSHNSQGDKP; the protein is encoded by the coding sequence ATGCAAGCTCTGCTTTGTGCAGCGCTGGCCTTGCCCATGGCGGCCCAGGCCGATGTGCAGCAGTTCGACGCGCGCATTCCCGTCTGGGTGCCAGCCACCGAACAGGTTGCTGCGCATACGGCCAATCTGGCAGGCCATGTCTATCGTCCGCAGGGTACAGGCCCCTGGCCGCTGGTGGTGCTGAGCCATGGCACGCCCAGTGGTGCCGATGCCCGTGCGGCGCTGACCGAGCGCTACGGCCCGCAGGCGGTGGCGATTGCAGCCCTGGGCTATGTGGTGGTGACAGGGCTGCGCCGCGGCTACGGCGCATCGGACGGTCCTCTGGCCGACCGCTATGGCAGCTGCGACGCACCCGATTACCCGCATGCCGCGCAGGAAGCTGCACGCGATGTGGCAGCCATCATGAGCTACGGGCAGAAGCTGCCGTTTGTGAACAGCGCCCAGGTGGTGCTGATGGGCAAGTCGGCAGGCGGTTTTGCCTCGTTGGCGCTGGCGGCCCAGCAGCCTGCGGGTTTGCGCGGCGTCATCAACTTTGCCGGTGGCCGGGGCTCGCAGCCCAGGATGCGCGAAAAGGCCGAGGTCTGCGGCGAGGCGCAGCTGCTCAAGACCATAGCCGGCTTTGCCGCCACCAGCCGGGTGCCTCAGCTGTGGATTTATGCCGAAAACGATAGCTACTTCCGCCCGCCGCTGGTACGCAAGATGGCCGAAAGCTATAGGGCCGCAGGCCAGAGCCTGACGCTGGTGTTTGCTCCGTCCACCGATGAGGAGGGACACCGGTTTTTCGACCGCGCAGCCAATATCGGGCAATGGCTGCCGCAGGTCCGTGAATTTCTGATGCAGCAGTTGCCAGGCATGGCGACTGCACAACTGCAAAGCCATAACTCACAGGGAGACAAGCCATGA
- a CDS encoding DUF4126 domain-containing protein: MDIWQTIIDWLHRAGLHVDPSTAQAVGQAADQIGDVAARAGNAVGQMDMGSMLALAAALGWASGFRLYAVMFLVGLLGATGLVPLPGGLHVLQHPMVLLISGGLLFVEFFADKIPLVDSAWDMFQSVLRIPAGAALAAMVFGADNATMATAAALMGGTLAATSQAAKTTTRALINTSPEPFSNVGASLAEDTVSVGAIWLALANPLVFAAVLLVVVIAMWLVIWALWRFLKAIFRRLRGEGEAQDSLQKT; this comes from the coding sequence ATGGACATCTGGCAAACCATCATCGACTGGCTGCACCGCGCCGGCCTGCATGTGGACCCGAGCACGGCCCAGGCCGTGGGGCAGGCTGCAGACCAGATCGGCGACGTGGCGGCCAGGGCCGGCAACGCCGTGGGCCAGATGGACATGGGCTCCATGCTGGCGCTGGCTGCGGCCCTGGGCTGGGCCAGCGGTTTTCGCCTCTATGCCGTGATGTTTCTGGTCGGTCTGCTGGGCGCCACGGGGCTGGTGCCCCTGCCCGGCGGCCTGCATGTGCTGCAGCACCCGATGGTGCTGCTCATCAGCGGCGGTCTGCTGTTCGTGGAGTTCTTCGCCGACAAGATTCCGCTGGTCGATTCGGCCTGGGACATGTTCCAGAGCGTGCTGCGCATTCCCGCCGGTGCAGCGCTGGCGGCCATGGTCTTTGGTGCCGACAACGCCACCATGGCCACGGCCGCTGCCTTGATGGGCGGCACGCTGGCGGCCACCAGCCAGGCTGCCAAGACCACGACCCGGGCGCTGATCAACACCTCGCCCGAGCCGTTCTCGAATGTGGGAGCCAGCCTGGCCGAAGACACGGTGTCCGTGGGCGCCATCTGGCTGGCGCTGGCCAACCCGCTGGTCTTCGCTGCGGTGCTGCTGGTCGTGGTGATTGCGATGTGGCTGGTGATCTGGGCACTGTGGCGCTTTCTGAAGGCGATTTTTCGACGCCTGCGCGGCGAGGGTGAAGCGCAGGATTCTTTGCAAAAAACATAG
- a CDS encoding carboxyl transferase domain-containing protein, producing MSILGTQLNPRSADFLANAAAMQALVDDLRARCEQTALGGNEAARAKHVARGKLLPRERVQRLLDPGTPFLELSPLAALNMYNNDAPGAGVIAGVGRVSGVDCMIVCNDATVKGGTYYPMTVKKHLRAQEVAAQNHLPCIYLVDSGGANLPNQDEVFPDREHFGRIFFNQANMSAQGIAQIAVVMGSCTAGGAYVPAMSDESIIVKNQGTIFLGGPPLVKAATGEVVSAEDLGGGDVHTRLSGVADHLAENDLHAIALARQAVSNLNKNKPQTQTDHAPAAPVFDAQELYGVIPVDTRKPFDVREIIARIVDSSQFDEFKARFGNTLVCGFARIEGMQVGIIANNGILFSESAVKGAHFIELCCQRKIPLVFLQNITGFMVGRKYENEGIARHGAKLVTAVATASVPKFTIIIGGSFGAGNYGMCGRAYSPRFLWMWPNARISVMGGEQAASVLATVKRDGIEAKGGSWSAEEEEGFKAPIRQQYEDQGHPYYATARLWDDGVIDPADTRRVLALGLSATRNAPIEDTRFGVFRM from the coding sequence ATGAGCATCCTGGGGACACAACTGAATCCGCGCTCTGCGGACTTTCTGGCCAATGCGGCGGCCATGCAGGCGCTGGTGGACGATCTGCGTGCGCGCTGCGAGCAGACCGCGCTGGGCGGCAACGAAGCCGCACGGGCCAAGCATGTGGCACGCGGCAAGCTGTTGCCGCGTGAGCGTGTGCAGCGCCTGCTCGATCCCGGCACGCCGTTTCTGGAGCTGTCGCCGCTGGCGGCGCTCAATATGTACAACAACGACGCGCCGGGCGCAGGCGTGATTGCCGGCGTGGGCCGTGTCAGCGGCGTGGACTGCATGATCGTCTGCAACGATGCCACCGTGAAGGGGGGTACCTACTACCCGATGACGGTGAAAAAGCATTTGCGTGCCCAGGAGGTTGCGGCGCAGAACCATCTGCCCTGCATCTATCTGGTGGACTCGGGTGGCGCCAATCTGCCCAACCAGGACGAAGTCTTTCCCGATCGCGAGCACTTTGGACGCATCTTCTTCAACCAGGCCAATATGAGCGCCCAGGGCATTGCCCAGATCGCCGTGGTCATGGGCAGTTGCACGGCAGGCGGCGCCTATGTGCCGGCCATGAGCGACGAGTCCATCATCGTCAAGAACCAGGGCACCATCTTCCTGGGCGGCCCGCCGCTGGTGAAGGCTGCGACCGGCGAAGTCGTCAGCGCCGAGGACCTGGGCGGCGGCGATGTGCACACGCGCCTGTCGGGCGTGGCCGACCATCTGGCCGAGAACGACCTGCACGCGATCGCCCTGGCCCGCCAGGCCGTCAGCAATCTCAATAAGAACAAGCCTCAAACGCAGACGGATCATGCGCCAGCAGCTCCTGTATTTGATGCTCAAGAGCTGTATGGCGTGATCCCCGTGGATACGCGCAAACCCTTCGATGTGCGCGAGATCATTGCCCGTATCGTGGACAGCAGCCAGTTCGACGAGTTCAAGGCCCGTTTCGGCAACACCCTGGTCTGCGGTTTTGCGCGCATCGAGGGCATGCAGGTCGGCATCATTGCCAACAACGGCATCCTGTTCAGCGAGTCGGCCGTCAAGGGCGCGCACTTCATCGAGCTGTGCTGCCAGCGCAAGATTCCTCTGGTCTTTCTGCAGAACATCACGGGCTTCATGGTGGGCCGCAAGTACGAGAACGAAGGCATCGCGCGCCATGGCGCCAAGCTGGTCACGGCCGTGGCCACGGCCAGCGTGCCCAAGTTCACCATCATCATCGGCGGCAGCTTTGGCGCCGGCAACTACGGCATGTGCGGCCGTGCGTACTCGCCGCGCTTTCTGTGGATGTGGCCCAACGCGCGCATTTCCGTCATGGGCGGCGAGCAGGCTGCCAGCGTGCTGGCCACCGTCAAGCGCGACGGCATCGAGGCCAAGGGCGGCAGCTGGAGTGCCGAGGAAGAGGAGGGCTTCAAGGCCCCGATTCGTCAGCAGTACGAAGACCAGGGCCACCCTTACTACGCCACGGCCCGCCTCTGGGATGATGGCGTAATCGACCCTGCAGACACGCGCCGCGTGCTGGCGCTGGGTCTGTCGGCCACGCGCAATGCGCCGATCGAAGACACCAGGTTCGGTGTGTTCCGCATGTAA
- a CDS encoding enoyl-CoA hydratase/isomerase family protein, with translation MTALTLTVDGGIARITLTQPEIRNAFSDEVIAEITTAFHTAGERPDVRAIVLAAEGPAFCAGANLNWMRRMADYSRDENRVDAGLLAEMLRVIYECPKPTIARVQGDVYAGGMGLVACCDMVVSVDTAGFCLSEVKIGLIPATISPYVIRAMGARASHRYFLTGERFSAQEAHRIGYVHEVVDAEQLDSVVDGWLKHLLSAGPAAVRACKRLVLDVAEREISEQLIAATVEQIATIRASSEGKEGVQAFLNKRKPNWLPG, from the coding sequence ATGACCGCTTTGACTTTGACCGTGGACGGCGGCATTGCCCGCATCACGCTGACCCAGCCCGAGATCCGCAATGCCTTCAGCGACGAGGTCATTGCCGAGATTACCACCGCGTTTCACACGGCGGGGGAACGACCCGATGTGCGCGCCATCGTGCTGGCCGCCGAAGGTCCGGCTTTCTGCGCCGGCGCCAATCTGAACTGGATGCGCCGCATGGCCGATTACTCGCGTGACGAGAACCGCGTCGATGCCGGTCTGCTGGCCGAGATGCTGCGCGTCATCTACGAATGCCCCAAGCCCACGATTGCGCGCGTGCAGGGCGACGTCTATGCGGGCGGCATGGGCCTGGTGGCCTGCTGCGACATGGTGGTCAGCGTGGATACCGCGGGCTTTTGCCTCAGCGAGGTCAAGATCGGCCTGATTCCCGCCACCATCAGCCCCTATGTGATTCGCGCCATGGGCGCGCGCGCTTCGCACCGCTACTTCCTCACGGGCGAGCGCTTTTCGGCGCAGGAAGCGCACCGCATAGGCTATGTGCACGAGGTGGTCGATGCCGAGCAGCTGGACTCCGTGGTCGACGGCTGGCTCAAGCATCTGCTGAGCGCCGGGCCTGCCGCCGTGCGTGCCTGCAAGCGCCTGGTGCTGGATGTGGCCGAGCGTGAAATCAGCGAGCAGCTGATTGCCGCCACCGTGGAGCAGATTGCCACCATACGCGCCAGCAGCGAAGGCAAGGAAGGCGTGCAGGCCTTTCTCAACAAGCGCAAGCCCAACTGGCTGCCCGGCTGA
- a CDS encoding AraC family transcriptional regulator, with translation MLTPSLVKTPLPHNASSVLKSHPAITPMAFVKAIVRAYEERQMSPLAALEKAQIPPELLNHADECITALQMEALSDAAMRELDDEALGWFQRRLPWGSYGMLARASISAPQLGLALARWCRHHGLIASDIQLSLSEQAGIATLTLHECRSLGDMREFCLISVLRNIHGFASWLINEPIGLLQASFPFAAPPHASVYQVLFAPGSLEFDAPVASLQFEAHWLQAPLARDETALNRMLQRALPIQVRPYQREKTLVQRVRQLLTASTEEQQTAETLSRQLHLSQRSLHRQLKEEGVSLQALKDEIRRERAIALLLRTSRPIKRVAQACGFLNDKSFIRAFRLWTGLSPSEFRKTAGQRIS, from the coding sequence ATGCTTACCCCTTCCCTGGTCAAGACGCCGCTGCCACACAATGCCAGTTCCGTCCTCAAATCGCACCCGGCAATTACCCCGATGGCCTTTGTTAAGGCCATCGTCCGGGCCTATGAAGAGCGCCAGATGTCGCCGCTGGCCGCACTTGAAAAGGCACAAATCCCGCCAGAGTTGTTAAACCATGCTGATGAGTGCATCACGGCCCTGCAGATGGAGGCACTGTCGGACGCCGCCATGCGCGAGCTTGACGACGAGGCTCTGGGCTGGTTTCAGCGCCGCCTGCCCTGGGGCAGCTACGGCATGCTGGCCCGCGCCAGCATCAGTGCGCCGCAGCTGGGCCTGGCTCTGGCACGCTGGTGCCGCCACCATGGCCTGATCGCCAGCGACATCCAGCTGAGCCTGAGCGAGCAGGCCGGCATCGCCACGCTGACCTTGCATGAGTGCCGGTCGCTGGGAGATATGCGGGAGTTCTGCCTGATCTCCGTGCTGCGCAATATTCATGGTTTTGCCAGCTGGCTGATCAACGAACCCATTGGCTTGCTGCAGGCGAGCTTTCCGTTTGCCGCACCGCCGCATGCCAGCGTCTATCAGGTGCTGTTCGCACCGGGCAGTCTGGAGTTCGATGCGCCCGTCGCCAGCCTGCAGTTCGAGGCCCACTGGCTGCAAGCCCCCCTGGCACGTGACGAGACGGCGCTCAACCGCATGTTGCAGCGCGCCCTGCCGATCCAGGTGCGCCCCTATCAGCGCGAGAAGACACTGGTTCAGCGTGTGCGCCAGTTGCTAACGGCCAGCACCGAGGAGCAGCAGACGGCCGAGACCCTGTCGCGCCAGCTGCATCTGTCCCAGCGCAGCCTGCACCGCCAGCTCAAGGAGGAAGGGGTATCGCTGCAGGCACTCAAGGACGAGATCCGCCGCGAGCGCGCCATTGCGCTGCTGCTGCGCACCAGCCGTCCCATCAAGCGCGTGGCACAGGCCTGCGGCTTTCTCAATGACAAAAGCTTTATCCGCGCTTTCCGGCTGTGGACCGGGCTTTCCCCTTCGGAATTTCGCAAGACAGCCGGCCAGCGTATTTCTTGA